In the genome of Pseudorca crassidens isolate mPseCra1 chromosome 14, mPseCra1.hap1, whole genome shotgun sequence, one region contains:
- the FABP1 gene encoding fatty acid-binding protein, liver, whose product MNFSGKYQVQSQENFETFMKAVGMPDELIQKGKDIKGVSEVVHNGNHFKFTIITGSKVIQNEFTLGEECEMEFLTGEKVKAVVQLEGENKLVTTLKGIKSVTEFNGDTAISTMTLGDIVFKRISKKI is encoded by the exons ATGAACTTCTCCGGCAAGTACCAAGTGCAGAGCCAGGAAAACTTTGAGACCTTCATGAAGGCAGTCG GTATGCCTGATGAACTCATCCAGAAGGGGAAGGACATCAAGGGGGTGTCAGAAGTCGTGCATAACGGAAACCACTTCAAGTTCACCATCATCACTGGCTCCAAAGTGATCCAGAACGAGTTCACCTTGGGGGAGGAGTGTGAGATGGAATTCCTGACTGGGGAGAAGGTCAAG GCGGTGGTTCAGCTGGAAGGTGAGAATAAACTGGTGACAACTCTCAAAGGCATCAAGTCCGTGACTGAATTCAACGGTGACACAGCCATCAGC ACCATGACACTGGGGGACATCGTCTTCAAGAGAATCAGCAAGAAAATTTAG